The following is a genomic window from Clostridium fungisolvens.
CGCATACTCTTCTTCATTTATTTCACCTTTAGCAAATCTCTCATTTAAAATATCCATTGCATTAGATGAATTTTTATTAGCAGTCAAATTTAAATTTTTTGAGGTCACTGCCTTAAATACAAAGTAGATTACTAGTAAAAATATTATAAGCATTGGTATCATCATAAAAAAACTTGGCCCTCCATAACCTCTAAATCCACCAAATCCATTGCAAAACATATAAAATTCCTCCTTTATTATAGATGAACCACTTCATTATTAAACTTATATTTTCGGATTAAAGTGTTTCATCTTTATTAGGTTTTAACAATTGATCTTAAAACTCTAACTTTTCTTTAATTGTAGTACTTAATTATGGAGAGATTATGGAGAATTTAATTCTTTGTTGCAACGATTTTATAAAAGCCATAACAACTTCTATATTAGTAGTATCAAAAAAACGCTCACCATCAATATCTAAGCAGCATTTGATTTCTTCATAATTCCTCCACACTTGATTTGTACAATTAATTTTGTATATAGAGCTATATTTCTATTTTTACTAAATAAAACTGTTATAATATAATTTAAACTATAAGGGGTACTCCTATTTATGAACTATTTTTAAAATAGGTGCAACGTATAATAAATTCAAAGTACTTAAAATTAGAGGTGGCCATTTTGAATAGTGAT
Proteins encoded in this region:
- a CDS encoding SHOCT domain-containing protein, producing the protein MFCNGFGGFRGYGGPSFFMMIPMLIIFLLVIYFVFKAVTSKNLNLTANKNSSNAMDILNERFAKGEINEEEYASKKKQLLK